Proteins from a genomic interval of Medicago truncatula cultivar Jemalong A17 chromosome 3, MtrunA17r5.0-ANR, whole genome shotgun sequence:
- the LOC11441064 gene encoding cyclin-dependent kinase G-2 isoform X3 — translation MTTGGHGDNRDHEFRNSDSDFSISRRGFNNNVYHDIRNGKGRSRDTRDRIIQRQKDIRESQKEVLNGSYRSSSSRSDSGSSGGRSGVPGSRRCEFSVKIMDREPGELSSESGSDDGVELESLVKRHEVVMGKEFDYGVESESVLKRHGVATGKENESQAPLERKRKFSPIVWDQEESKVNNLSNLKVVTTVAALPPPPPLPIAFRESPNVNYNGVEVHYLENPELPTAMDPSMVSESVLDAESPIGLHSMLSEQGLVNGQVAEQPKVEDYVPTRNISSSRWASGDDSPNDEGEIIDEKEFLKRRRLSPESGTRVRNKMLRPDDKIKGFDRARAKSSESEERDSTGRYSGEDDHSGMEGERNNNMEIDGGICKSDTSGSHSNTDSESEDDCRESMEPPTPPHRVVNMLHGCRSVDEFERLNKINEGTYGVVYRAKDKKTGEIVALKKVKMEKEKEGFPLTSLREINILLSFHHPFIVDVKEVVVGSSLDSIFMVMEYMEHDLKGLMEAIKQPFSQSEVKCLMLQLLEGVKYLHDNWVIHRDLKTSNLLLNNRGELKICDFGLARQYGSPLKPYTSLVVTLWYRAPELLLGTKEYSTAIDMWSLGCIMAELLSKEPLFNGRNEFDQLNKIFRILGTPNETIWPGFSKLPLVKVNYVKQQYNLLRKKFPATSFTGSPVLSDSGFDLLSKLLTYDPEKRITAEDALNHAWFREVPLPKSKEFMPTFPAQHDKERRMQRIMKSPHPLERKHHKELQQRESGTGSVFG, via the exons ATGACGACAGGTGGACATGGAGATAACCGTGATCATGAATTCAGGAACAGTGATTCTGATTTCAGTATTTCAAGGCGTGGTTTTAATAATAATGTGTATCATGATATTAGAAATGGTAAGGGTCGAAGTAGGGATACAAGGGATAGGATTATTCAGAGACAGAAAGATATTAGGGAGAGTCAGAAAGAAGTTTTGAATGGAAGTTACCGGTCATCTTCGAGTAGGAGTGACTCTGGTAGCAGTGGTGGTCGTAGTGGCGTGCCTGGTTCAAGAAGATGTGAGTTTTCTGTTAAGATTATGGATAGAGAGCCGGGCGAGCTTTCTAGTGAGAGTGGGTCGGATGATGGTGTTGAATTAGAGTCATTGGTGAAACGCCATGAGGTTGTGATGGGGAAAGAGTTTGATTATGGTGTTGAATCGGAATCAGTGTTGAAACGCCATGGGGTTGCCACGGGCAAAGAAAACGAGAGTCAGGCACCATTAGAGAGGAAAAGAAAATTTTCGCCTATAGTATGGGATCAAGAGGAGAGCAAAGTGAATAATTTATCCAATCTGAAGGTTGTCACAACAGTGGCCGCTCTTCCTCCACCACCTCCATTACCAATAGCATTTCGTGAGTCGCCTAATGTTAATTACAATGGAGTTGAAGTTCATTATCTTGAGAATCCCGAGTTGCCGACAGCAATGGATCCTTCTATGGTGTCTGAGTCAGTTCTAGATGCCGAGTCTCCTATAGGTTTGCATTCAATGTTGTCAGAGCAGGGGTTGGTTAATGGGCAGGTAGCTGAGCAACCAAAAGTTGAAGATTATGTGCCTACTCGTAATATATCATCTTCAAGATGGGCATCCGGAGACGACTCTCCTAATGATGAAGGTGAAATCATTGATGAGAAGGAATTCCTTAAAAGGAGGAGGTTATCTCCTGAATCAGGTACGAGAGTAAGAAACAAGATGTTGAGACCCGATGATAAAATCAAAGGTTTTGATAGGGCTAGAGCCAAATCATCTGAATCGGAAGAAAGAGATAGCACTGGGAGATACTCCGGTGAAGATGATCATTCTGGTATGGAGGGAGAGAGGAATAACAACATGGAGATTGATGGTGGAATTTGCAAAAGTGACACAAGTGGCAGTCACTCAAATACTGATTCTGAAAGTGAAGATGATTGCAGGGAAAGTATGGAACCTCCGACTCCACCACACAGAGTTGTTAACATGCTTCATGGTTGTAGAAGTGTTGATGAGTTTGAGAGACTGAACAAGATTAATGAAGGAACATATGGTGTTGTATACAGGGCCAAAGACAAGAAGACTGGCGAAATAGTGGCACTGAAAAAGGTGAAGATGGAGAAGGAAAAAGAAGGGTTTCCACTGACTTCTCTGAGGGAAATCAACATACTTCTTTCCTTTCACCATCCATTCATAGTTGACGTTAAGGAAGTAGTGGTAGGTAGTAGCCTTGATAGTATTTTTATGGTTATGGAATACATGGAACACGATCTTAAAGGACTAATGGAGGCAATAAAACAGCCATTTAGCCAGAGTGAAGTAAAATGCTTAATGCTCCAGCTGTTAGAAGGTGTGAAGTATCTGCATGACAACTGGGTGATTCATAGGGATTTGAAGACTTCAAACCTGCTTCTGAATAATAGGGGTGAGTTAAAAATCTGCGATTTCGGATTAGCTCGTCAGTATGGGAGTCCATTGAAACCGTATACATCATTGGTAGTTACTCTTTGGTACAG GGCTCCTGAACTTCTTTTGGGGACAAAGGAGTATTCAACAGCCATTGACATGTGGTCCCTGGGTTGTATAATGGCTGAACTTCTGTCCAAGGAACCGTTATTTAATGGGAGGAATGAATTTGATCAACTTAACAAG ATTTTCAGAATTCTCGGCACCCCAAATGAAACAATTTGGCCCGGCTTCTCAAAATTACCTCTAGTCAAGGTCAATTATGTCAAGCAGCA GTATAATCTCCTGCGTAAAAAGTTTCCTGCAACATCTTTCACCGGATCCCCCGTTCTTTCTGATTCTGGATTTGATTTGTTGAGCAAGCTTCTCACTTATGACCCTGAAAAG AGGATCACTGCTGAAGATGCTCTCAACCATGCGTGGTTTCGTGAAGTTCCCCTTCCTAAATCTAAAGAATTCATGCCTACATTTCCTGCTCAACATGATAAAGAAAG GAGAATGCAAAGAATAATGAAGAGTCCACATCCGTTAGAGAGGAAGCACCACAAGGAGTTGCAGCAGAGGGAATCAGGAACTGGTAGTGTTTTTGGTTAA
- the LOC11441064 gene encoding cyclin-dependent kinase G-2 isoform X1 has translation MTTGGHGDNRDHEFRNSDSDFSISRRGFNNNVYHDIRNGKGRSRDTRDRIIQRQKDIRESQKEVLNGSYRSSSSRSDSGSSGGRSGVPGSRRCEFSVKIMDREPGELSSESGSDDGVELESLVKRHEVVMGKEFDYGVESESVLKRHGVATGKENESQAPLERKRKFSPIVWDQEESKVNNLSNLKVVTTVAALPPPPPLPIAFRESPNVNYNGVEVHYLENPELPTAMDPSMVSESVLDAESPIGLHSMLSEQGLVNGQVAEQPKVEDYVPTRNISSSRWASGDDSPNDEGEIIDEKEFLKRRRLSPESGTRVRNKMLRPDDKIKGFDRARAKSSESEERDSTGRYSGEDDHSGMEGERNNNMEIDGGICKSDTSGSHSNTDSESEDDCRESMEPPTPPHRVVNMLHGCRSVDEFERLNKINEGTYGVVYRAKDKKTGEIVALKKVKMEKEKEGFPLTSLREINILLSFHHPFIVDVKEVVVGSSLDSIFMVMEYMEHDLKGLMEAIKQPFSQSEVKCLMLQLLEGVKYLHDNWVIHRDLKTSNLLLNNRGELKICDFGLARQYGSPLKPYTSLVVTLWYRAPELLLGTKEYSTAIDMWSLGCIMAELLSKEPLFNGRNEFDQLNKIFRILGTPNETIWPGFSKLPLVKVNYVKQQYNLLRKKFPATSFTGSPVLSDSGFDLLSKLLTYDPEKRITAEDALNHAWFREVPLPKSKEFMPTFPAQHDKERRMQRIMKSPHPLERKHHKELQQRESGTEQVRVKWKSAFCPFC, from the exons ATGACGACAGGTGGACATGGAGATAACCGTGATCATGAATTCAGGAACAGTGATTCTGATTTCAGTATTTCAAGGCGTGGTTTTAATAATAATGTGTATCATGATATTAGAAATGGTAAGGGTCGAAGTAGGGATACAAGGGATAGGATTATTCAGAGACAGAAAGATATTAGGGAGAGTCAGAAAGAAGTTTTGAATGGAAGTTACCGGTCATCTTCGAGTAGGAGTGACTCTGGTAGCAGTGGTGGTCGTAGTGGCGTGCCTGGTTCAAGAAGATGTGAGTTTTCTGTTAAGATTATGGATAGAGAGCCGGGCGAGCTTTCTAGTGAGAGTGGGTCGGATGATGGTGTTGAATTAGAGTCATTGGTGAAACGCCATGAGGTTGTGATGGGGAAAGAGTTTGATTATGGTGTTGAATCGGAATCAGTGTTGAAACGCCATGGGGTTGCCACGGGCAAAGAAAACGAGAGTCAGGCACCATTAGAGAGGAAAAGAAAATTTTCGCCTATAGTATGGGATCAAGAGGAGAGCAAAGTGAATAATTTATCCAATCTGAAGGTTGTCACAACAGTGGCCGCTCTTCCTCCACCACCTCCATTACCAATAGCATTTCGTGAGTCGCCTAATGTTAATTACAATGGAGTTGAAGTTCATTATCTTGAGAATCCCGAGTTGCCGACAGCAATGGATCCTTCTATGGTGTCTGAGTCAGTTCTAGATGCCGAGTCTCCTATAGGTTTGCATTCAATGTTGTCAGAGCAGGGGTTGGTTAATGGGCAGGTAGCTGAGCAACCAAAAGTTGAAGATTATGTGCCTACTCGTAATATATCATCTTCAAGATGGGCATCCGGAGACGACTCTCCTAATGATGAAGGTGAAATCATTGATGAGAAGGAATTCCTTAAAAGGAGGAGGTTATCTCCTGAATCAGGTACGAGAGTAAGAAACAAGATGTTGAGACCCGATGATAAAATCAAAGGTTTTGATAGGGCTAGAGCCAAATCATCTGAATCGGAAGAAAGAGATAGCACTGGGAGATACTCCGGTGAAGATGATCATTCTGGTATGGAGGGAGAGAGGAATAACAACATGGAGATTGATGGTGGAATTTGCAAAAGTGACACAAGTGGCAGTCACTCAAATACTGATTCTGAAAGTGAAGATGATTGCAGGGAAAGTATGGAACCTCCGACTCCACCACACAGAGTTGTTAACATGCTTCATGGTTGTAGAAGTGTTGATGAGTTTGAGAGACTGAACAAGATTAATGAAGGAACATATGGTGTTGTATACAGGGCCAAAGACAAGAAGACTGGCGAAATAGTGGCACTGAAAAAGGTGAAGATGGAGAAGGAAAAAGAAGGGTTTCCACTGACTTCTCTGAGGGAAATCAACATACTTCTTTCCTTTCACCATCCATTCATAGTTGACGTTAAGGAAGTAGTGGTAGGTAGTAGCCTTGATAGTATTTTTATGGTTATGGAATACATGGAACACGATCTTAAAGGACTAATGGAGGCAATAAAACAGCCATTTAGCCAGAGTGAAGTAAAATGCTTAATGCTCCAGCTGTTAGAAGGTGTGAAGTATCTGCATGACAACTGGGTGATTCATAGGGATTTGAAGACTTCAAACCTGCTTCTGAATAATAGGGGTGAGTTAAAAATCTGCGATTTCGGATTAGCTCGTCAGTATGGGAGTCCATTGAAACCGTATACATCATTGGTAGTTACTCTTTGGTACAG GGCTCCTGAACTTCTTTTGGGGACAAAGGAGTATTCAACAGCCATTGACATGTGGTCCCTGGGTTGTATAATGGCTGAACTTCTGTCCAAGGAACCGTTATTTAATGGGAGGAATGAATTTGATCAACTTAACAAG ATTTTCAGAATTCTCGGCACCCCAAATGAAACAATTTGGCCCGGCTTCTCAAAATTACCTCTAGTCAAGGTCAATTATGTCAAGCAGCA GTATAATCTCCTGCGTAAAAAGTTTCCTGCAACATCTTTCACCGGATCCCCCGTTCTTTCTGATTCTGGATTTGATTTGTTGAGCAAGCTTCTCACTTATGACCCTGAAAAG AGGATCACTGCTGAAGATGCTCTCAACCATGCGTGGTTTCGTGAAGTTCCCCTTCCTAAATCTAAAGAATTCATGCCTACATTTCCTGCTCAACATGATAAAGAAAG GAGAATGCAAAGAATAATGAAGAGTCCACATCCGTTAGAGAGGAAGCACCACAAGGAGTTGCAGCAGAGGGAATCAGGAACTG AGCAAGTTCGTGTGAAGTGGAAGAGTGCATTCTGTccattttgttga
- the LOC11441064 gene encoding cyclin-dependent kinase G-2 isoform X2, with protein MTTGGHGDNRDHEFRNSDSDFSISRRGFNNNVYHDIRNGKGRSRDTRDRIIQRQKDIRESQKEVLNGSYRSSSSRSDSGSSGGRSGVPGSRRCEFSVKIMDREPGELSSESGSDDGVELESLVKRHEVVMGKEFDYGVESESVLKRHGVATGKENESQAPLERKRKFSPIVWDQEESKVNNLSNLKVVTTVAALPPPPPLPIAFRESPNVNYNGVEVHYLENPELPTAMDPSMVSESVLDAESPIGLHSMLSEQGLVNGQVAEQPKVEDYVPTRNISSSRWASGDDSPNDEGEIIDEKEFLKRRRLSPESGTRVRNKMLRPDDKIKGFDRARAKSSESEERDSTGRYSGEDDHSGMEGERNNNMEIDGGICKSDTSGSHSNTDSESEDDCRESMEPPTPPHRVVNMLHGCRSVDEFERLNKINEGTYGVVYRAKDKKTGEIVALKKVKMEKEKEGFPLTSLREINILLSFHHPFIVDVKEVVVGSSLDSIFMVMEYMEHDLKGLMEAIKQPFSQSEVKCLMLQLLEGVKYLHDNWVIHRDLKTSNLLLNNRGELKICDFGLARQYGSPLKPYTSLVVTLWYRAPELLLGTKEYSTAIDMWSLGCIMAELLSKEPLFNGRNEFDQLNKIFRILGTPNETIWPGFSKLPLVKVNYVKQQYNLLRKKFPATSFTGSPVLSDSGFDLLSKLLTYDPEKRITAEDALNHAWFREVPLPKSKEFMPTFPAQHDKERRMQRIMKSPHPLERKHHKELQQRESGTDLFQVNLHC; from the exons ATGACGACAGGTGGACATGGAGATAACCGTGATCATGAATTCAGGAACAGTGATTCTGATTTCAGTATTTCAAGGCGTGGTTTTAATAATAATGTGTATCATGATATTAGAAATGGTAAGGGTCGAAGTAGGGATACAAGGGATAGGATTATTCAGAGACAGAAAGATATTAGGGAGAGTCAGAAAGAAGTTTTGAATGGAAGTTACCGGTCATCTTCGAGTAGGAGTGACTCTGGTAGCAGTGGTGGTCGTAGTGGCGTGCCTGGTTCAAGAAGATGTGAGTTTTCTGTTAAGATTATGGATAGAGAGCCGGGCGAGCTTTCTAGTGAGAGTGGGTCGGATGATGGTGTTGAATTAGAGTCATTGGTGAAACGCCATGAGGTTGTGATGGGGAAAGAGTTTGATTATGGTGTTGAATCGGAATCAGTGTTGAAACGCCATGGGGTTGCCACGGGCAAAGAAAACGAGAGTCAGGCACCATTAGAGAGGAAAAGAAAATTTTCGCCTATAGTATGGGATCAAGAGGAGAGCAAAGTGAATAATTTATCCAATCTGAAGGTTGTCACAACAGTGGCCGCTCTTCCTCCACCACCTCCATTACCAATAGCATTTCGTGAGTCGCCTAATGTTAATTACAATGGAGTTGAAGTTCATTATCTTGAGAATCCCGAGTTGCCGACAGCAATGGATCCTTCTATGGTGTCTGAGTCAGTTCTAGATGCCGAGTCTCCTATAGGTTTGCATTCAATGTTGTCAGAGCAGGGGTTGGTTAATGGGCAGGTAGCTGAGCAACCAAAAGTTGAAGATTATGTGCCTACTCGTAATATATCATCTTCAAGATGGGCATCCGGAGACGACTCTCCTAATGATGAAGGTGAAATCATTGATGAGAAGGAATTCCTTAAAAGGAGGAGGTTATCTCCTGAATCAGGTACGAGAGTAAGAAACAAGATGTTGAGACCCGATGATAAAATCAAAGGTTTTGATAGGGCTAGAGCCAAATCATCTGAATCGGAAGAAAGAGATAGCACTGGGAGATACTCCGGTGAAGATGATCATTCTGGTATGGAGGGAGAGAGGAATAACAACATGGAGATTGATGGTGGAATTTGCAAAAGTGACACAAGTGGCAGTCACTCAAATACTGATTCTGAAAGTGAAGATGATTGCAGGGAAAGTATGGAACCTCCGACTCCACCACACAGAGTTGTTAACATGCTTCATGGTTGTAGAAGTGTTGATGAGTTTGAGAGACTGAACAAGATTAATGAAGGAACATATGGTGTTGTATACAGGGCCAAAGACAAGAAGACTGGCGAAATAGTGGCACTGAAAAAGGTGAAGATGGAGAAGGAAAAAGAAGGGTTTCCACTGACTTCTCTGAGGGAAATCAACATACTTCTTTCCTTTCACCATCCATTCATAGTTGACGTTAAGGAAGTAGTGGTAGGTAGTAGCCTTGATAGTATTTTTATGGTTATGGAATACATGGAACACGATCTTAAAGGACTAATGGAGGCAATAAAACAGCCATTTAGCCAGAGTGAAGTAAAATGCTTAATGCTCCAGCTGTTAGAAGGTGTGAAGTATCTGCATGACAACTGGGTGATTCATAGGGATTTGAAGACTTCAAACCTGCTTCTGAATAATAGGGGTGAGTTAAAAATCTGCGATTTCGGATTAGCTCGTCAGTATGGGAGTCCATTGAAACCGTATACATCATTGGTAGTTACTCTTTGGTACAG GGCTCCTGAACTTCTTTTGGGGACAAAGGAGTATTCAACAGCCATTGACATGTGGTCCCTGGGTTGTATAATGGCTGAACTTCTGTCCAAGGAACCGTTATTTAATGGGAGGAATGAATTTGATCAACTTAACAAG ATTTTCAGAATTCTCGGCACCCCAAATGAAACAATTTGGCCCGGCTTCTCAAAATTACCTCTAGTCAAGGTCAATTATGTCAAGCAGCA GTATAATCTCCTGCGTAAAAAGTTTCCTGCAACATCTTTCACCGGATCCCCCGTTCTTTCTGATTCTGGATTTGATTTGTTGAGCAAGCTTCTCACTTATGACCCTGAAAAG AGGATCACTGCTGAAGATGCTCTCAACCATGCGTGGTTTCGTGAAGTTCCCCTTCCTAAATCTAAAGAATTCATGCCTACATTTCCTGCTCAACATGATAAAGAAAG GAGAATGCAAAGAATAATGAAGAGTCCACATCCGTTAGAGAGGAAGCACCACAAGGAGTTGCAGCAGAGGGAATCAGGAACTG ATTTATTTCAGGTTAACCTTCATTGTTGA